In Rhodococcus rhodochrous, a single genomic region encodes these proteins:
- the ilvD gene encoding dihydroxy-acid dehydratase — MTDRPDIKPRSRDVTDGMEKAASRGMLRAVGMGDDDWGKPQIGVASSWNEITPCNLPLERLARSVKEGVHAAGGYPLEFGTISVSDGISMGHEGMHFSLVSREVIADSVETVMQAERLDGSVLLAGCDKSLPGMLMAAARLDLAAVFLYAGSILPGIAKLSDGTERDVTIIDAFEAVGACARGLMSETDLDAIERAICPGEGACGGMYTANTMAASAEALGMSLPGSASPPATDRRRDGFARRSGQAVVEMLKRGITASDILTKEAFENAISVVMAFGGSTNAVLHLLAIAHEAQVDLSLDDFVRVGARVPHLADVKPFGRHVMKDVDHIGGVPVIMKALLDAGLLHGDCLTVTGKTVAENLSGIAPPDPDGKVLRALSDPIHPTGGITILRGSLAPGGAVVKSAGFDESVFEGTARVFERERAAMDALEDGTITAGDVVVIRYEGPKGGPGMREMLAITGAIKGAGLGKDVLLLTDGRFSGGTTGLCVGHVAPEAVDGGPIAFVRDGDRIRLDVSNGLLDVLVDEKEMETRRQGWEPLPPRYTRGVLAKYTKLVGSASNGAVCG, encoded by the coding sequence ATGACGGACCGACCCGACATCAAGCCCCGCAGCCGCGACGTCACCGACGGCATGGAGAAGGCCGCCTCGCGCGGCATGCTCCGCGCAGTGGGCATGGGCGACGACGACTGGGGCAAGCCGCAGATCGGCGTGGCATCGTCGTGGAACGAGATCACGCCCTGCAACCTCCCGCTCGAACGACTCGCGCGCTCGGTGAAGGAGGGCGTGCACGCCGCAGGAGGCTACCCGCTCGAGTTCGGCACCATCTCCGTGTCCGACGGGATCTCGATGGGACACGAGGGCATGCACTTCTCCCTGGTGTCGCGGGAGGTCATCGCCGATAGCGTCGAGACGGTGATGCAGGCCGAGCGACTCGACGGCTCCGTGCTGCTCGCGGGATGCGACAAGTCCCTGCCCGGGATGCTCATGGCCGCGGCCCGCCTCGATCTCGCCGCCGTCTTCCTGTACGCCGGGTCGATCCTGCCGGGCATCGCGAAACTATCCGACGGCACGGAACGCGACGTGACGATCATCGACGCCTTCGAAGCGGTCGGGGCGTGTGCGCGGGGCCTGATGTCCGAGACCGACCTCGACGCGATCGAGCGTGCCATCTGCCCCGGCGAGGGTGCGTGCGGCGGCATGTACACCGCGAACACGATGGCCGCCTCGGCCGAGGCGCTCGGCATGTCGCTGCCGGGAAGTGCGTCGCCGCCCGCCACGGATCGTCGCCGCGACGGTTTCGCCCGGCGCAGCGGCCAGGCTGTCGTCGAGATGTTGAAGCGTGGCATCACCGCGTCCGACATCCTCACCAAGGAGGCGTTCGAGAACGCCATCTCGGTGGTCATGGCCTTCGGTGGGTCCACGAACGCTGTGCTCCACCTGCTCGCGATCGCGCACGAGGCGCAGGTGGATCTGAGCCTCGACGACTTCGTCCGGGTGGGCGCGCGGGTGCCGCACCTCGCCGACGTCAAACCGTTCGGCCGGCACGTGATGAAAGACGTCGACCACATCGGCGGTGTCCCGGTCATCATGAAGGCGTTGCTCGACGCGGGTCTGCTGCACGGCGACTGCCTCACCGTCACCGGGAAGACCGTCGCGGAGAACCTCTCCGGCATCGCTCCCCCGGACCCCGACGGCAAGGTGCTGCGCGCCCTGAGCGACCCCATCCATCCCACCGGTGGCATCACGATCCTCCGCGGCAGCCTCGCTCCCGGCGGAGCGGTGGTGAAGTCCGCGGGCTTCGACGAGTCGGTCTTCGAGGGAACGGCGCGGGTCTTCGAACGCGAACGGGCAGCGATGGATGCGCTCGAGGACGGCACCATCACCGCCGGCGACGTGGTGGTCATCCGCTACGAGGGCCCCAAGGGCGGCCCGGGCATGCGCGAGATGCTCGCGATCACGGGCGCCATCAAGGGCGCCGGGCTAGGCAAGGACGTCCTGCTGCTCACCGACGGACGGTTCTCCGGTGGTACCACCGGGTTGTGCGTCGGGCACGTCGCCCCGGAGGCCGTCGACGGCGGCCCCATCGCCTTCGTCCGCGACGGCGACCGGATCCGTCTCGACGTCTCGAACGGCCTGCTCGACGTGCTGGTCGACGAGAAGGAAATGGAAACGCGGCGACAGGGCTGGGAGCCACTGCCGCCGCGCTACACCCGGGGTGTACTGGCGAAGTACACGAAGCTGGTCGGTTCCGCATCGAACGGTGCGGTGTGCGGATGA
- a CDS encoding DUF6319 family protein, which yields MSPRRRADHLTEEQLGELGTALAEGRRATVYLVEGIPSLGIDPGTSARVVSISGSTVMVRPKGVDDELPFETDELRATREPAGTKRAPAKAARTSGSAKPAPAKATPAKAAPVQPATPRATAPKPVAEKPATPKPATPKSESPAAAAVPRAQEKKPVTQTTSASSDAPASRPPAPAKPKAPARKAKKAPSITITVTIDPENEWTVGVAHGTRKVGKPAPVAPDAVERAVKELGDPTATEAVQSVIEEARRAAEERVAQLSRELEEARQALESLGATRKSGGNL from the coding sequence ATGTCGCCCCGCAGACGCGCGGACCACCTGACGGAGGAACAACTCGGAGAGCTCGGTACTGCTCTCGCCGAGGGGCGCCGCGCGACCGTCTACCTCGTCGAGGGCATTCCGAGTCTCGGCATCGACCCGGGGACGTCGGCGCGGGTGGTGTCGATCAGCGGCAGCACCGTGATGGTGCGGCCGAAGGGCGTCGACGACGAGTTGCCGTTCGAGACCGACGAACTGCGCGCCACCCGCGAGCCGGCCGGAACCAAGCGCGCCCCGGCGAAGGCCGCGCGCACATCCGGCAGTGCGAAGCCCGCTCCGGCGAAGGCGACCCCCGCGAAGGCGGCACCTGTGCAACCCGCGACCCCACGGGCTACCGCACCCAAGCCGGTCGCCGAGAAGCCCGCTACCCCGAAGCCTGCTACCCCGAAGTCCGAGAGCCCAGCGGCCGCTGCGGTTCCCCGCGCCCAGGAGAAGAAGCCCGTGACCCAGACGACCTCCGCTTCGTCCGACGCTCCCGCCTCCCGGCCGCCGGCACCGGCGAAGCCGAAGGCCCCGGCCCGCAAGGCGAAGAAGGCGCCGTCGATCACGATCACCGTCACGATCGACCCGGAGAACGAGTGGACGGTGGGGGTCGCGCACGGCACCCGCAAGGTCGGCAAGCCCGCGCCGGTCGCACCCGACGCCGTCGAACGTGCGGTGAAGGAACTCGGCGATCCCACGGCCACCGAGGCCGTCCAGTCGGTGATCGAGGAGGCGCGTCGCGCGGCCGAGGAGCGGGTCGCGCAGCTCAGCCGCGAGCTCGAGGAGGCCCGTCAAGCTCTGGAAAGCTTGGGCGCAACCCGGAAATCCGGCGGAAACCTCTAG
- a CDS encoding adenylate/guanylate cyclase domain-containing protein yields MTPSDPAPASGTDVLSVIQSQLENALLGGPLRYTLNEVAELCGLAPARVRRLWQALGLTVDPDPDVVMFTDGDVEALRATAAIIASGAIDESLEVPAARSIGQSMSRLTEWQLNLLNTHVFTQLASAYEKAETPPQEEEIRALIDHIVDRTTELAVSLQSHMWRRHLVATTARAAARPQDSGELHELVVGFADMVGYTRLTRQIDAAALSELLDYFESEVSDVIARHNGWVIKTVGDEVMFAAERPVDAARIALELQDSFGSQKDYPDLRIGLAWGQALPRFGDLFGSVVNIAARLTGAARPGTILVDENLADALSDCEEFRFQTVRTLRLRDFQHSRLYVLRRPREEKKAAVGADGLGDEDMGL; encoded by the coding sequence GTGACCCCGTCCGATCCGGCACCTGCATCAGGAACCGACGTGCTGTCCGTGATCCAGTCACAGCTGGAGAACGCGCTGCTCGGTGGTCCTCTTCGCTACACCCTGAACGAGGTGGCCGAGTTGTGCGGGCTCGCACCTGCGCGGGTGCGCCGGCTGTGGCAGGCGCTCGGTCTGACCGTCGATCCCGATCCCGACGTCGTGATGTTCACCGACGGCGACGTCGAGGCCCTGCGTGCGACGGCCGCCATCATCGCGAGCGGCGCGATCGACGAAAGCCTCGAAGTGCCCGCAGCCCGGTCGATCGGACAGTCGATGTCGCGGCTGACCGAGTGGCAACTGAATCTGCTCAACACCCACGTCTTCACCCAGTTGGCCTCCGCCTACGAGAAAGCGGAGACTCCCCCGCAGGAAGAGGAGATCCGCGCGCTGATCGACCACATCGTCGATCGCACGACCGAACTCGCAGTGAGCCTCCAGAGCCACATGTGGCGTCGGCACCTGGTGGCCACGACCGCCCGGGCCGCCGCGCGCCCGCAGGATTCCGGGGAGCTCCACGAGTTGGTCGTCGGTTTCGCCGACATGGTCGGCTACACGCGGCTGACCCGGCAGATCGATGCGGCCGCGCTGAGCGAGCTGCTCGACTACTTCGAATCGGAGGTCTCCGACGTCATCGCCCGGCACAACGGCTGGGTGATCAAGACCGTCGGCGACGAGGTGATGTTCGCGGCCGAACGTCCGGTCGACGCCGCACGGATCGCCCTCGAACTGCAGGATTCGTTCGGGTCCCAGAAGGACTATCCGGACCTGCGGATCGGGCTGGCGTGGGGTCAGGCGTTGCCACGCTTCGGCGACCTGTTCGGTTCGGTCGTCAACATCGCGGCCCGTCTCACCGGCGCGGCGCGGCCGGGCACGATCCTCGTCGACGAGAACCTCGCCGACGCCCTCTCCGACTGCGAGGAGTTCCGCTTCCAGACGGTGCGCACGCTGCGGCTGCGGGACTTCCAGCATTCGCGGCTGTACGTCCTGCGTCGTCCGCGCGAGGAGAAGAAGGCGGCCGTGGGCGCGGATGGTCTCGGCGACGAGGACATGGGTCTGTGA
- a CDS encoding MFS transporter, whose amino-acid sequence MTRAQIRLLAVACSAVAVVIAAMASLNTALPDIAVDTGATQSQLTWIVDGYTLALAALLLPAGALGDRFGRRGVMIVGLIVFAAGSLLPLVADAPLWIIGARAVAGVGAALVMPSTLSLITAGFAEGHRARVIGIWAGVAGSGAVLGMILSGLVLEYASWRVIFGGSAAIAILLAALSFTIASSRSAQPLPFDFGGGILVVLTVGLFVLGVMEGPHRGWADVVTLGSMIAGLAAAAGFVLVELRSKAPLLDVRLFRQRAFGVGAAGLSFQYLAGFGLFFLIVQYLQLVLGYSPLRASLALTPIFLVVMGLSLAVPALLTRVGIRILLSAGLALIGVALILMGLLDADSTYVEVAFALSIAGVGVGICTAPATHAIVTNTPEDQLGVASAVNDATREIGAAIGVAITGSVLAAAYGHGIDPVAPMIPEPARSAVQDSLAAAIQVAEQAGPQGEQLAELAQNAFLDGLQQASWAVAAILLVGAVISAFWAPRRS is encoded by the coding sequence ATGACGCGAGCCCAGATCCGACTGCTCGCCGTCGCGTGCTCGGCTGTCGCCGTGGTCATCGCGGCGATGGCCTCGCTCAACACAGCCCTGCCCGACATCGCGGTCGACACCGGCGCGACGCAGTCCCAGCTGACCTGGATCGTCGACGGCTACACCCTCGCGCTGGCGGCACTGCTCCTTCCGGCCGGCGCGCTGGGCGATCGGTTCGGCCGCCGCGGCGTCATGATCGTCGGCCTGATCGTCTTCGCCGCCGGTTCGCTGTTGCCGCTGGTCGCCGACGCACCGTTGTGGATCATCGGTGCACGCGCGGTCGCGGGTGTCGGTGCGGCGCTGGTCATGCCGTCGACATTGTCGCTCATCACCGCAGGTTTCGCGGAGGGTCATCGGGCGCGTGTCATCGGCATCTGGGCCGGCGTGGCCGGATCGGGTGCCGTGCTCGGCATGATCCTGTCGGGGTTGGTGCTCGAATACGCGTCGTGGCGGGTGATCTTCGGAGGTTCCGCCGCCATCGCGATCCTGCTGGCCGCCCTCTCGTTCACCATCGCCTCGTCGCGCTCGGCGCAGCCGTTGCCGTTCGACTTCGGGGGCGGCATCCTCGTCGTCCTCACGGTGGGTCTGTTCGTCCTCGGCGTGATGGAGGGTCCGCATCGCGGATGGGCCGACGTGGTGACGCTCGGGTCGATGATCGCGGGTCTGGCGGCGGCTGCCGGGTTCGTGCTTGTCGAGCTCCGATCGAAGGCACCGTTGCTGGACGTGCGGTTGTTCCGTCAACGGGCGTTCGGTGTGGGCGCGGCCGGGTTGTCGTTCCAGTACCTCGCGGGCTTCGGCTTGTTCTTCCTCATCGTGCAGTACCTGCAGCTCGTGCTGGGCTACTCACCACTGCGGGCCTCCCTGGCACTGACGCCGATCTTCCTCGTCGTCATGGGCCTGTCGCTCGCCGTGCCCGCGCTGCTGACGCGGGTGGGCATCCGCATCCTGCTCAGCGCCGGCCTGGCGCTGATCGGTGTCGCCCTGATCCTCATGGGTCTGCTCGACGCCGACTCCACCTACGTCGAGGTGGCGTTCGCGCTGAGCATCGCGGGTGTCGGCGTCGGTATCTGTACGGCCCCCGCGACCCACGCGATCGTCACCAATACTCCCGAGGACCAGCTGGGCGTGGCGTCGGCGGTCAACGACGCGACCCGCGAGATCGGCGCGGCGATCGGTGTCGCGATCACGGGCAGCGTCCTGGCTGCGGCGTACGGGCACGGCATCGATCCGGTGGCACCGATGATCCCCGAGCCGGCCCGGTCCGCCGTGCAGGACTCGCTCGCCGCCGCGATACAGGTCGCCGAGCAAGCAGGCCCGCAGGGCGAGCAACTCGCCGAACTCGCACAGAACGCCTTCCTCGACGGCTTGCAGCAGGCCTCGTGGGCGGTCGCCGCGATCCTCCTGGTCGGAGCGGTGATCTCCGCCTTCTGGGCACCCCGGCGCTCGTAG
- a CDS encoding AurF N-oxygenase family protein, whose translation MTASLTRETSKGFIPGVALSDREETAGRLLASSARKSYDPVVEVDWEAPVPDDKFGMTPEWSTLYGTALWDELTEEQRIELTKHEAASVSSVGLWFEILLMQMLLRDVYDRDKHSRHVQFALTEVADECRHSVMFARAGERLNMPGYGPARYIHQLGRLWGRFFKGANAYAAVMAAEEILDMMQRDFMRDERVQPVTRAVSKIHVLEEARHIRFAREEVARRLSGASRARLAIERFNTALVVFFVVKSMIHPDVYANAGLDRERALREAKGNKHYHDRVRKSGAKLMTFLDNVGLIGGPSKILYKKVHLL comes from the coding sequence ATGACCGCATCGCTCACCCGCGAGACCAGCAAGGGCTTCATTCCCGGCGTCGCACTGTCCGATCGCGAGGAAACCGCCGGACGACTGCTCGCCTCGTCCGCACGCAAGTCGTACGACCCGGTCGTCGAGGTGGACTGGGAGGCCCCCGTCCCCGACGACAAGTTCGGCATGACCCCCGAATGGAGCACGCTCTACGGCACCGCGCTGTGGGACGAACTCACCGAGGAACAGCGCATCGAACTGACCAAGCACGAGGCCGCGAGCGTCTCGAGTGTCGGCCTGTGGTTCGAGATCCTGCTCATGCAGATGCTCCTGCGCGACGTCTACGACCGCGACAAGCATTCGCGCCACGTGCAGTTCGCCCTCACCGAGGTCGCCGACGAGTGCCGCCACTCGGTGATGTTCGCGCGTGCCGGCGAACGGTTGAACATGCCCGGCTACGGTCCGGCCCGCTACATCCACCAGCTCGGCCGCCTGTGGGGCCGGTTCTTCAAGGGCGCCAACGCCTATGCGGCAGTGATGGCGGCCGAGGAGATCCTCGACATGATGCAGCGCGACTTCATGCGCGACGAGCGGGTCCAGCCCGTCACCCGCGCGGTGTCGAAGATCCACGTCCTCGAGGAGGCCCGGCACATCCGCTTCGCGCGCGAGGAGGTCGCACGCCGACTCTCCGGGGCGAGCCGTGCACGCCTGGCGATCGAGCGCTTCAACACCGCGCTCGTGGTGTTCTTCGTCGTCAAGAGCATGATCCACCCCGACGTCTACGCCAATGCGGGCCTCGACCGCGAGCGTGCTCTGCGAGAGGCGAAGGGCAACAAGCACTATCACGATCGCGTGCGCAAGTCCGGCGCGAAGCTGATGACCTTCCTCGACAACGTCGGCCTCATCGGCGGACCGTCGAAGATCCTCTACAAGAAGGTCCACCTGCTCTGA
- a CDS encoding IclR family transcriptional regulator, which yields MTAVDSALEPVGTSSKRELPPSMVDRMTLILEAFDSRGALTLEEVTCRSGLPRSTVHRILDHLVRRDWIEHASFGYCLGPRALGLGGSDTGHRRIREAAAPHLHDLAMQTGAVVHLTVLEGNEVLYLDKVGGQLASSVPSRVGGRFPAYATAAGKSILAWLEPERIDALYGKQLVPCTERTIRDHVALHQELNRIRKRRGVAFEREEAARGIGCVGVALRGVDGPVAALSLAADARSTRLEWVAPIVADTARKITRTLFPEQERDDSLHATEKVG from the coding sequence TTGACCGCCGTCGACTCCGCGCTCGAGCCCGTCGGAACCTCGTCCAAGCGGGAACTTCCGCCATCGATGGTCGATCGGATGACCCTCATCCTGGAGGCCTTCGACAGCCGCGGCGCCCTCACTCTCGAAGAGGTCACCTGCCGTTCCGGACTGCCCCGCTCGACCGTGCACCGCATCCTCGACCACCTCGTGCGTCGCGACTGGATCGAGCACGCATCCTTCGGTTACTGCCTCGGCCCGCGTGCCCTCGGCCTCGGTGGCAGCGACACGGGCCACCGCCGTATCCGTGAGGCCGCCGCGCCGCATCTCCACGACCTGGCGATGCAGACCGGCGCCGTCGTCCACCTGACGGTCCTCGAGGGCAACGAGGTGCTCTACCTCGACAAGGTCGGTGGGCAGCTCGCGTCGAGCGTGCCGTCGCGGGTCGGCGGGAGGTTCCCCGCCTACGCCACCGCGGCCGGCAAGTCCATCCTCGCGTGGCTCGAGCCCGAACGCATCGACGCGCTGTACGGCAAGCAGCTCGTGCCGTGCACCGAGCGCACCATCCGCGATCACGTCGCGCTGCACCAGGAGCTCAACCGCATCCGTAAGCGTCGGGGCGTCGCGTTCGAGCGTGAGGAGGCTGCGCGCGGCATCGGATGTGTGGGCGTTGCACTCCGCGGCGTCGACGGCCCGGTTGCCGCCCTGTCGCTGGCGGCGGACGCCCGTTCGACCCGTCTGGAGTGGGTGGCGCCGATCGTCGCCGACACCGCTCGGAAGATCACGCGCACGCTGTTCCCGGAGCAGGAGCGCGACGACAGTCTGCATGCCACCGAGAAGGTGGGCTGA
- a CDS encoding bifunctional o-acetylhomoserine/o-acetylserine sulfhydrylase, with translation MSDTTPETTDPSANWSFETKQIHVGQPAGGDTKARALPIYQTTSYTFDNTDHAAALFGLAEPGNIYTRIMNPTQDAVEQRIAALEGGVAALLLASGQAAETFSILNLAQAGDHIVSSPYLYGGTYNLFHYTLPKLGIEVTFVEDPDNLDQWREAIRDNTRAFFGETIANPKNHILDLPGISGVAHENGLPLIVDNTVATPYLLRPLEHGADIVVHSATKYLGGHGTAIAGVIVDGGTFDWTQGRHAGFTTPDPSYHGVVFADLGAPAYALKARVQLLRDMGAAVSPFNAFLISQGLETLSLRIERHVENAQKVAEFLEGRPEVTSVAYAGLKSSPWYDRAQQLTPRGAGAIVVFELSGGIDAGKRFVNALTLHSHVANIGDVRSLVIHPASTTHSQLTGEEQIAAGVTPGLVRLAVGIENIDDILADITTGLEAAGS, from the coding sequence ATGAGCGACACCACCCCTGAAACAACCGATCCCAGCGCGAACTGGAGCTTCGAGACCAAGCAGATCCACGTGGGCCAGCCCGCCGGTGGCGACACGAAGGCCCGGGCCCTGCCCATCTACCAGACCACCAGCTACACCTTCGACAACACCGATCACGCCGCGGCGCTGTTCGGTCTCGCCGAGCCGGGCAACATCTACACCCGCATCATGAACCCGACGCAGGACGCGGTCGAGCAGCGCATCGCCGCCCTCGAAGGTGGCGTCGCCGCCCTCCTGCTCGCGTCCGGACAGGCAGCCGAGACCTTCTCGATCCTCAACCTGGCGCAGGCCGGCGACCACATCGTGTCGAGCCCGTATCTCTACGGCGGCACCTACAACCTGTTCCACTACACCCTGCCCAAGCTCGGCATCGAGGTCACTTTCGTCGAGGATCCCGACAACCTCGACCAGTGGCGCGAGGCCATCCGCGACAACACCCGCGCGTTCTTCGGCGAGACGATCGCCAACCCGAAGAACCACATCCTCGACCTGCCCGGCATCTCGGGTGTCGCCCACGAGAACGGGCTGCCGCTGATCGTCGACAACACGGTCGCCACCCCCTACCTGCTCCGCCCGCTCGAGCACGGCGCCGACATCGTCGTGCACTCGGCCACCAAGTACCTCGGCGGTCACGGCACGGCCATCGCCGGTGTCATCGTCGACGGCGGCACGTTCGACTGGACGCAGGGCCGCCACGCCGGTTTCACCACCCCGGACCCGAGCTACCACGGTGTTGTCTTCGCCGACCTCGGCGCGCCTGCCTACGCGCTCAAGGCGCGCGTGCAGCTGTTGCGCGACATGGGCGCAGCGGTCTCCCCGTTCAACGCCTTCCTCATCTCGCAGGGCCTCGAGACGCTGAGCCTGCGCATCGAGCGGCATGTGGAGAACGCACAGAAGGTCGCCGAGTTCCTCGAGGGACGCCCGGAGGTCACCTCCGTCGCCTACGCCGGCCTGAAGTCCTCGCCGTGGTACGACCGCGCCCAGCAGCTCACCCCGCGCGGCGCCGGTGCGATCGTGGTGTTCGAGCTCTCCGGCGGCATCGACGCCGGCAAGCGCTTCGTCAACGCGCTGACCCTGCACAGCCACGTCGCGAACATCGGCGACGTCCGCTCGCTGGTCATCCACCCCGCGTCGACGACCCACTCACAGCTCACCGGCGAGGAGCAGATCGCCGCGGGTGTCACGCCGGGTCTCGTGCGACTCGCCGTGGGCATCGAGAACATCGACGACATCCTCGCCGACATCACCACCGGCCTCGAGGCTGCGGGCAGCTGA
- a CDS encoding class I adenylate-forming enzyme family protein: MAAPVDLQQMMHTVVSRLTGPGGRFEIVEEEVRGNRMPVMRNRDRRIGDLVAASRQWGDRDYLVTADRRISFAEHADAVAALATALRDDYGVRKGDRVAVLAANSPEWVVTFWATQCLGAITVGLNSWWTPTEITYGVDLTAPRVIVADARRAELLARADVSGFELLTIEDDVPRIVAERSGSELPSADVDEDDPAVILFTSGTSGHPKGALHSHRNVLAVVDYHRYSDALVAAIHQRSYDDSVPGDNRYLLASPLFHIASLHNLAIPRLATGSAVVMTQGAFDVDKVFALIEQEKVTNWGAVPTMAARMLEHEDPDRYDLSSLTAFALASAPSSPALKQRLREKFPFAGQALVDSYGLTECSTAVAVATAPELEAFPGTLGSPIITVSLEIRDPFGERVPDGDEGEVCVRSPYVMLGYWEDPEATDASITSDGWLRTGDYGTIENGRLRLTGRRSDLILRGGENVYPTEIEQRLDEHPDVVESAVIGVDHEDLGQEVAAVVVLRPGSTAAEDDLRAFCAERLAYYKVPTVWRITQNLLPRNATGKIIRRSITV; the protein is encoded by the coding sequence TTGGCAGCACCAGTAGATCTGCAGCAGATGATGCACACGGTCGTCTCCCGGCTCACCGGCCCGGGTGGCAGATTCGAGATCGTCGAGGAGGAGGTCCGCGGCAACCGCATGCCTGTGATGCGCAACCGCGATCGCCGGATCGGTGATCTCGTCGCCGCGTCCCGGCAGTGGGGCGACCGCGACTATCTCGTCACCGCAGATCGCCGCATCTCGTTCGCCGAACACGCCGATGCCGTCGCCGCCCTCGCCACCGCGCTGCGCGACGACTACGGCGTGCGCAAGGGCGATCGTGTGGCCGTGCTGGCCGCCAATTCACCCGAATGGGTCGTCACCTTCTGGGCCACCCAGTGCCTCGGCGCGATCACCGTCGGTCTCAACTCGTGGTGGACTCCGACCGAGATCACCTACGGGGTCGATCTCACCGCACCCAGGGTGATCGTCGCCGACGCCCGGCGCGCCGAACTGCTCGCCAGAGCCGACGTCTCGGGATTCGAACTGCTCACGATCGAGGACGACGTGCCGCGGATCGTGGCCGAGAGGTCCGGCTCGGAACTGCCGTCCGCGGATGTGGACGAGGACGATCCCGCGGTCATCCTGTTCACCAGCGGGACGAGCGGTCATCCCAAGGGTGCGCTGCACTCTCACCGCAACGTGCTCGCGGTGGTCGATTACCACCGCTACTCGGATGCGCTGGTGGCGGCGATTCACCAACGCTCTTACGACGATTCGGTGCCCGGCGACAACCGATACCTGTTGGCGTCACCGCTCTTCCACATCGCGAGCCTCCACAATCTCGCGATTCCGCGACTGGCGACGGGCAGTGCCGTCGTCATGACGCAGGGTGCCTTCGACGTCGACAAGGTGTTCGCGCTCATCGAGCAGGAGAAGGTGACCAACTGGGGTGCGGTGCCGACCATGGCCGCCCGCATGCTCGAACACGAGGACCCCGACCGGTACGACCTGTCGTCGCTCACCGCGTTCGCTCTCGCGTCGGCGCCGTCTTCCCCTGCATTGAAGCAGCGGCTGCGCGAGAAGTTCCCCTTCGCCGGACAGGCGCTCGTGGACAGCTACGGGCTGACCGAGTGCAGCACCGCCGTCGCCGTCGCCACGGCCCCCGAACTCGAGGCGTTCCCGGGCACCCTCGGCAGTCCCATCATCACGGTGAGCCTGGAGATCCGTGATCCGTTCGGCGAACGGGTGCCCGACGGCGACGAGGGCGAGGTGTGTGTTCGCAGCCCGTACGTGATGCTCGGGTACTGGGAGGATCCGGAGGCCACCGATGCCTCGATCACCTCCGACGGGTGGTTGCGCACCGGGGACTACGGCACGATCGAGAACGGACGCCTGCGGCTCACGGGTCGCCGGTCCGATCTCATCCTGCGCGGCGGCGAGAACGTCTATCCGACGGAGATCGAACAGCGCCTCGACGAGCACCCCGACGTCGTGGAGAGCGCAGTGATCGGCGTGGACCACGAGGATCTGGGACAGGAGGTCGCGGCCGTCGTCGTGCTGCGGCCCGGCAGCACGGCCGCCGAGGACGACCTGCGAGCCTTCTGCGCCGAGCGACTGGCCTACTACAAGGTGCCCACCGTCTGGCGGATCACGCAGAATTTGCTCCCCCGCAACGCGACCGGCAAGATCATCCGACGCTCGATCACCGTCTGA
- a CDS encoding amidohydrolase family protein has protein sequence MNEIEQVAQFRRRHDIDVLIDVHTHFMPKNVMDKVWEYFDSAGPLVGRPWPITYRHDEEERVTRLRDFGVHRFTAMLYPHKPEMAAWLNSWAADFAARTPDCLHTATFYPEADAKEYVAAAIEAGARVFKSHIQVGDYSPLDPLLDDVWGLLEDSGVPIVVHCGSGPAPGTYTGPAPMQELMRRYPQLTVIVAHMGLPEYREFLDLAEQYERVYLDTTMAFTDFVEEDTPFPKDQLPRLDTLRRKILLGTDFPNIPYGYLHQLEVLERVAPDSEWIRAVCRDNATSLFGLGE, from the coding sequence GTGAACGAAATCGAACAGGTAGCGCAGTTCCGCCGGCGTCACGACATCGACGTCCTCATCGATGTTCACACCCACTTCATGCCGAAGAACGTGATGGACAAGGTCTGGGAGTACTTCGACTCCGCGGGTCCGCTCGTCGGACGGCCCTGGCCGATCACCTACCGGCACGACGAGGAGGAACGCGTCACGCGTCTCCGCGACTTCGGGGTGCACCGGTTCACCGCCATGCTGTACCCGCACAAGCCGGAGATGGCGGCGTGGCTCAACTCGTGGGCGGCCGACTTCGCGGCCCGGACCCCCGACTGCCTCCACACCGCCACCTTCTACCCGGAGGCCGACGCGAAGGAGTACGTCGCCGCGGCGATCGAGGCGGGCGCGCGCGTGTTCAAATCCCACATCCAGGTCGGCGACTACTCGCCGCTCGACCCGCTCCTCGACGACGTGTGGGGCCTGCTCGAGGACTCGGGCGTGCCCATCGTCGTGCACTGTGGGTCGGGCCCGGCGCCCGGCACGTACACCGGCCCCGCCCCGATGCAGGAGCTCATGCGCCGGTACCCGCAGCTGACGGTGATCGTCGCGCACATGGGTCTGCCCGAGTACCGCGAGTTCCTCGACCTCGCGGAGCAGTACGAGCGGGTGTATCTCGACACGACGATGGCGTTCACCGATTTCGTCGAGGAGGACACACCCTTCCCGAAGGATCAGCTGCCGCGCCTCGACACGCTGCGCCGGAAGATCCTGCTCGGCACGGACTTTCCGAACATCCCGTACGGCTATCTCCACCAGCTCGAGGTGCTCGAACGCGTCGCGCCCGACAGCGAGTGGATCCGCGCGGTGTGCCGCGACAACGCCACGTCGCTGTTCGGGCTCGGCGAGTGA